Proteins from a genomic interval of Oncorhynchus clarkii lewisi isolate Uvic-CL-2024 chromosome 15, UVic_Ocla_1.0, whole genome shotgun sequence:
- the LOC139366724 gene encoding gamma-glutamyl hydrolase-like: MNNFALLFCFGFSTLSSCTALKRNDEPIIGVLAQEVYSPRPQNASYIAASYVKFLESAGARVVPVMINKTLEEYKTLFNSINGILYPGGGVSILTSGYAKAARIFYELAIEANSRGDYFPVWGTCLGFEELTYLTSGKMLLSHTNTSGVALSLVFTNRSRESRMFKGFPSEVLDALASEPITENSHKWSLTLAMYNSNADLRKFYKVLTTSSDGINEFVSTMEAYGFPIYGTQWHPEKNAFEWTKTYIPHSPLAVKVTFFMADFFVNEARKNFHKFEDEEVEKRALIYNYNPVYTGIKSAFEQIYYF; encoded by the exons ATGAACAATTTTGCCCTACTGTTTTGTTTTGGTTTCTCAACTTTGTCCTCGTGCACAGCGCTGAAGAGGAACGACGAGCCTATTATCG GTGTTTTAGCGCAGGAGGTATACTCGCCTCGACCGCAGAATGCGTCTTATATAGCCGCATCGTATGTCAAGTTCCTGGAGTCTGCTGGAGCAAGAGTCGTCCCTGTGAT GATAAATAAGACACTGGAAGAGTACAAAACACTGTTCAACTCCATTAATGG AATACTCTACCCTGGTGGTGGTGTTAGCATCCTCACATCTGGGTATGCAAAGGCTGCTAGAATCTTTTATGAGCTTGCCATAGAG GCCAACTCAAGGGGTGACTATTTCCCTGTATGGGGCACGTGTCTTGGATTCGAGGAATTGACGTACCTGACCAGTGGAAAGATGCTTCTGTCCCACACCAATACCAGTGGTGTGGCATTGTCACTGGTGTTTACTAACA GATCAAGAGAGAGTAGGATGTTCAAGGGCTTCCCATCAGAGGTCCTGGATGCCCTGGCCTCTGAGCCAATCACTGAAAACTCCCATAAATGGAGTCTCACTTTGGCG ATGTATAACAGCAATGCAGACCTTAGGAAGTTCTACAAAGTCCTGACCACAAGCAGCGATGGGATAAACGAGTTTGTGTCAACTATGGAAG CATATGGCTTCCCCATCTATGGAACCCAATGGCACCCTGAAAAGAATGCATTTGAATGGACAAAGACGTACATTCCACACTCTCCATTGGCTGTAAAGGTTACTTTCTTCATGGCCGATTTCTTTGTCAATGAAG CTAGAAAAAACTTTCACAAATTTGAGGAtgaggaggtggagaagagggCACTGATATATAACTACAATCCTGTGTACACTGGAATCAAGTCAGCCTTTGAACAAATATATTACTTTTGA